The window ACTGGAAACTGGACCAAGATTTTCGGGATGGCGGAGCCCGCGTCCATCGCGCGCGCCGTGCTCGCGCTGCAGTCGTCGACCCAATGACGTGATGCGCCGCGCGCTGGCGATCACCGTCGTTGCGCTCGCGATCACGACAGGACTGGCGTCAGCTGCGGACAATCAGCCGACCTCCGGCCAGCGCATCTTCCGGTTCGGCGGCGACGCGGGCGAGGTGCGCGCAACATTCGCTGCGTCCAACGCGATGCTGCCGCCGGTCGTGCGGCGTTGCGCGGGCTGTCATGGCGCCGACGGCGCGGGCACGCGCGAAGGCGGGGTGCCGACCCCGCCGATCTCCTGGGCTGCACTGGCTGTGCCGCGCGCCCCGTCGCCGGCGCGGCCGGGCCGCCCTGGTTACGATGAAGCCACACTCAAGCGCGCCTTGACCGAAGGGATCGATGCTGCCGGACGTCCGCTTGCCGCCGGCATGCCGCGCTTCCAGCTGTCGCCGACGCAAGTCACCGCGCTGCTGGACTATCTTCGCATCGTCGGAACCGACGCCGATCTCGATCCCGGCGTTTCGGTCGACGAGATTCGTGTCGGCGCCGTGCTGCCGCTGTCCGGCTCGCAAGCGGCGTGGGGGCAGGCGATGCACAGGGGGCTTGAGGCCGCGCTTGCCGCTGCGGGGCCGATCTATGGCCGCCGGCTGCGGATCGTGGCTGTCGATGCCGGTAACGATGTGTCGGCGACGTTCCAGCGCCTCGCAGCCAGCGATCAGGTGTTCGCCATGGTCGCGACCCTGCTGCCGGGGCGCGAAGCAGCGGGCGAGATCGAGGACGTGCCGGTGGTTGGGCCGCTGGCGCCGACACCGGCGCAGCTCCCGGCCAATCAATTTCATCTGCTTGCACCGGTCGAGGACCAGATGCGGGTGCTGGTGGATGAACTCGCCAGCGAGACTCCGCGTTCATTGCGGCTGGCCGTCATCGGTCCTGAGGGAGCCGTCGCCGACGCCGTTGCCGATCAGGCGCGCCGTAATGGCGCGACGATCGTGCGCCGCACGACAAGCGACGATCTCGCCGCGGTGCTTCCGCCCGCGATCGCGCCGGCTCCCGATGCCGTTGTTGTCCTGCCGGGTGTCGATCTCAACCACCTTGTCGCCGAACTTGCCGGTCGTTCCGGCGATTGGCGGCTCGCTGGACTGGCGGAAGCCGTGACTCTCAGGGGCGCGATGGACGAGCGGTTGCGGCTTGTCCTGCCGCTGTTGCCTCATGATCCGCGACAGCGGGAGACATCGGCCGCGGCAATGGAAATCCCGCCGCTCGCGGCCGCATCGGCCGCCGTTCTTGTCGAGGGGGTGAAGCGAATGGGCGCCCGTGCCAGTCGCGCCGGCCTGATCGCGGCGATCGAGACGGTGCGCGATTTTCCAACCGCTGTCCTGCCGCCGGTCAGCTTCGGGCGCGGGCAGCACGCCGGCACGCGCGCCAGCGTGATGATCCGGCCCGACAACAGTCGTGGCATCGTTGTGCTCGGAGATTGGCGCGCGCCGCGTTGAAGCGGTTGTGATCCGCAGCGCGAGGCGACATCAGCCGCGCCTTGGCTTTGCCGGTTTGCCGGCAGCACCGGCCTTCATTCGGCCGACGGTCTCAATGAAGGCCTTGATCATCGGGGAGTGCGCGCGCTCCCTGTGATAGGCGATGCTGTATTGCGTCGTGATCACGCGATCCTGGATGTCGAGCGCGCGCAGGTTTTGGTGCGGGACAAACTCGAAATCCGCCACCACGCTGATGCCAAGCCCGCGTTCGACGGCCTTCCAGACACCCTCGCGGCTTTCGATCTCGAACACCGGATTGATTTGCAGGCCTTCGCGCCGGATCGCCGCCTCGAACGCCCGTCGTGTGGTCGAGCCGCGTTCGCGCAGCACAAAGGGCTGATCGGCGAGTTCGCGCAGCTTGACCGATTTTCGATTGAACCAGGGATGGTCGCCGTTCACGAACACGATCACCCGATGGCTTCGATAGGGCATCATGATGACGCGCTTGTCCTCCGGTACGTCGGCGAGAATGGCGACCTCTGCTTCGAAGTCGATGATATGGCGAAGCGTGCGCTCGGAGTTTCCCAATAGCGTCGAAATCTGCACGCCGGGATGCTCGCGCTTGAAGGCGGCCAGGATTTCGGTGGCGTGAAAGGGCCCGACGGTCGCCAGGCGCAGATACCCCGCGGTGGACTGGCCGTGTGACGCCAGCAGCTCATGGGCCTCGTCGCAGAACTTCATGATGCCGCGGGTCATCTCGAACAGCGCCGCGCCGGTTTCCGTCAGCTCGACCCGCCGCGATCTGCGGATCAGCAACTCGACGCCGTAGGTCTCCTCGAGCTCCTTGACCTGGATGGTCAGCGTCGGCTGGCCGACGTTCAGAACGCGTGACGCGGCGGTGAAACCGCCGTGCGCGGCCACCGCATGGAAGGCCCGTAGCTGGCTGAATACTATTGGCATAATCAATAGCTATTGTCAAAAATATAAATTTGTCAATAGATGGAAATGGCCGCACGTTGCGCGAAACGGAGGAGCGCAATGGTGTGGAAATACACAAACCCGGTTCGAATCGAATTCGGCGTCGACAGTTTCGCGGGGCTGCCCGCTCTGATCGGTAAACGTCGCTATGCGCTCGTGACCTACGGCGAACCGTTCTTCGACGAACTGTCCGCGCGCCTGGAAAAGACGGCGGGTGCGCCCGTGCTGACCGTCCGCAACGTCGCCCCCAATCCCGATTACCGGTTGCTGGCGGAACAGACCAGCAGCTTCGGAGCGCTGAAGTCCCAGCCAGACGTGATCGTGGCTCTCGGCGGCGGCTCGGTGATCGACTCGGCCAAGGTGTTTGCGGCCGCCGGCGGCGACTTCGGACGGGTCGCGACATTCCTCGAAACCCAGAAGGGCGGGGAACGGCTGTCGGCGATCCCGATCATCGCCGTTCCGACCACCGCGGGCACCGGTAGCGAAGTCACCTGTTGGGGTACGGTGTGGGATCAGGCCACCGGCAAGAAATATTCGCTGGCCCGGCCGGATCTCTATCCCACTCACACCGTGGTGGATCCGCGTCTGATGCTGGGCAAGCCGCGGCTCTTGACCATCAGCACCGGCCTCGACGCGCTGTCCCACGCGCTGGAGAGCCTGTGGAACGTCAACAACAATCCGGTCTCGGCCAATCACGCGGTGTTCGCCGCGCGCAACATTCTCGACGTGCTGCCGAAGCTTGTCGGTGACCTCGGCAACATCGAGCTGCGCAGCCGGATGGCGATGGCGGCGCTGTTCGCCGGGCTGGCCTTCTCCAACACCAAGACCGCGATCGCCCATTCGCTGTCCTATCCGATCACGCTGCGGCACGGCGTGCAGCACGGCATTGCCTGCTCGTTCTCGCTGCCCATGGTGTTGCGCAGCGTCCAGGGCGCCGGTGGTCTCTGTGAAGACAGCCTGAAACAGATTTTCGGCGCCGATCTCGCGCGTGCGGCCGATGGGCTGGAGGATGTCCTGGGCATGCTCGGCATCTCCTGCAATCCCGCGGCCTACCGCATTGGTCGTGAGGAATGGGAGCTGCTGATCGAGGACTCGCTGCAGGGTGAGCGGGGAAGGAATTTCCTCGGCTCGCGGGAGAAGCTGATCGCGGCCTCGCAGACCCGGCGCCTGCCGATGGCTCAAACAGCGTAACGACGATCGTCTCCGACAGAACAGGCGCGCCATCCGCGCCATGGACAAGGAAAGCAATCATGAAACCGAACGGACACCCCATCGTCGTCAATGGTCGCAACTACAAGGCTCCGGAGCGGCCGACCGTGGTCATCTGCCTTGACGGGTCGGAGCCGGGCTATATCGAGAGAGCTATCGACGCCGGCGTGGCACCGACCTTTGCCCGCTTCATGAAAGACGGCGCCCATGTTCACGCCACCAGCGTGATCCCGAGCTTCACCAACCCGAACAACCTGTCGATCATCACCGGCCGGCCACCGTCGGTGCACGGCATTGCCGGAAATTACTTCTACGACACCGCCAACGATGCCGAAGTCATGATGAACGACCCGAAGTTCCTGCGGGCGCCGACCATTCTGGCGGGTGTGCACGATGCGGGCTTCAAGGTGGCCGCCGTCACCGCCAAGGACAAGCTGCGCACGCTGCTGTCGCATGGACTCGACTATGCGAGCGGCCGCGCCATCGCGTTTTCATCCGAGAAGGCGAACCAGGCGACGAAGGCCGATAACGGCATCGACAACGTGCTCGATTTTGTCGGGCTGCCGCTGCCGGAGGTCTATTCCGCCGGCCTGTCGGAATTCGTGTTCGCGGCCGGCGTCAAGCTTGTCCGGCATCATCGCCCCGACCTGATGTACCTGTCGACCACGGATTACATCCAGCACAAGGTCGGCCTCGGCACCAGGATTGCCAACGACTTCTACGCCATGATCGACGGCTATCTGGCGCAGCTCGACGAGCTCGGTTGCAACATCGTGGCGACTGCCGACCACGGCATGAATGATAAATACCTGCCGGATGGCAAGCCGGATGTGCTGTATCTGCAGGACGTCATGGACGGCTGGGCCGGGAAGGGCGAAACGCGGGTGATCCTGCCGATCACCGATCCCTACGTCGCCCACCACGGCGCGCTTGGATCGTTCGCGACCATCTACACGCGGCCGGGCCGCAGTGTGGACAGGCTGCTGGGCCAGCTTCGTGGCATGACCGGGATCGATCTGGCGCTGACGCGCGACGATGCCTGCGCCCGTTTCGAACTGCCGGCCG is drawn from Bradyrhizobium prioriisuperbiae and contains these coding sequences:
- a CDS encoding ABC transporter substrate-binding protein produces the protein MRRALAITVVALAITTGLASAADNQPTSGQRIFRFGGDAGEVRATFAASNAMLPPVVRRCAGCHGADGAGTREGGVPTPPISWAALAVPRAPSPARPGRPGYDEATLKRALTEGIDAAGRPLAAGMPRFQLSPTQVTALLDYLRIVGTDADLDPGVSVDEIRVGAVLPLSGSQAAWGQAMHRGLEAALAAAGPIYGRRLRIVAVDAGNDVSATFQRLAASDQVFAMVATLLPGREAAGEIEDVPVVGPLAPTPAQLPANQFHLLAPVEDQMRVLVDELASETPRSLRLAVIGPEGAVADAVADQARRNGATIVRRTTSDDLAAVLPPAIAPAPDAVVVLPGVDLNHLVAELAGRSGDWRLAGLAEAVTLRGAMDERLRLVLPLLPHDPRQRETSAAAMEIPPLAAASAAVLVEGVKRMGARASRAGLIAAIETVRDFPTAVLPPVSFGRGQHAGTRASVMIRPDNSRGIVVLGDWRAPR
- a CDS encoding LysR substrate-binding domain-containing protein, with the protein product MPIVFSQLRAFHAVAAHGGFTAASRVLNVGQPTLTIQVKELEETYGVELLIRRSRRVELTETGAALFEMTRGIMKFCDEAHELLASHGQSTAGYLRLATVGPFHATEILAAFKREHPGVQISTLLGNSERTLRHIIDFEAEVAILADVPEDKRVIMMPYRSHRVIVFVNGDHPWFNRKSVKLRELADQPFVLRERGSTTRRAFEAAIRREGLQINPVFEIESREGVWKAVERGLGISVVADFEFVPHQNLRALDIQDRVITTQYSIAYHRERAHSPMIKAFIETVGRMKAGAAGKPAKPRRG
- the psrA gene encoding iron-containing alcohol dehydrogenase PsrA, whose amino-acid sequence is MVWKYTNPVRIEFGVDSFAGLPALIGKRRYALVTYGEPFFDELSARLEKTAGAPVLTVRNVAPNPDYRLLAEQTSSFGALKSQPDVIVALGGGSVIDSAKVFAAAGGDFGRVATFLETQKGGERLSAIPIIAVPTTAGTGSEVTCWGTVWDQATGKKYSLARPDLYPTHTVVDPRLMLGKPRLLTISTGLDALSHALESLWNVNNNPVSANHAVFAARNILDVLPKLVGDLGNIELRSRMAMAALFAGLAFSNTKTAIAHSLSYPITLRHGVQHGIACSFSLPMVLRSVQGAGGLCEDSLKQIFGADLARAADGLEDVLGMLGISCNPAAYRIGREEWELLIEDSLQGERGRNFLGSREKLIAASQTRRLPMAQTA
- the phnA gene encoding phosphonoacetate hydrolase, with the protein product MKPNGHPIVVNGRNYKAPERPTVVICLDGSEPGYIERAIDAGVAPTFARFMKDGAHVHATSVIPSFTNPNNLSIITGRPPSVHGIAGNYFYDTANDAEVMMNDPKFLRAPTILAGVHDAGFKVAAVTAKDKLRTLLSHGLDYASGRAIAFSSEKANQATKADNGIDNVLDFVGLPLPEVYSAGLSEFVFAAGVKLVRHHRPDLMYLSTTDYIQHKVGLGTRIANDFYAMIDGYLAQLDELGCNIVATADHGMNDKYLPDGKPDVLYLQDVMDGWAGKGETRVILPITDPYVAHHGALGSFATIYTRPGRSVDRLLGQLRGMTGIDLALTRDDACARFELPADRIGDIVVISSKHKVLGTSRDRHDLSGLTEPLRSHGGLTEERVPVIANRKIALPPGHALRNFDAFDVALNRVQ